From one Cryptosporangium minutisporangium genomic stretch:
- a CDS encoding SigE family RNA polymerase sigma factor gives MQSDGESFDSYVAADGAALMRFAYALTGDHHLAEDLVQEGLVKAHRRWPRIDQPSAYVRKAVLRHYLSWRRRRSSSEVPAMDAVGREPAAGDHADVLADRHALGALLATLPRRQHAVLFLRFYEDLDDAAIGELLGCSPVTVRGHASRGLARLRASAQANNVHTGRPS, from the coding sequence ATGCAATCCGACGGGGAGTCGTTCGACTCCTACGTGGCCGCCGACGGCGCCGCGCTGATGAGGTTCGCGTACGCCCTGACCGGCGACCATCACCTCGCCGAGGACCTGGTGCAGGAGGGGCTGGTCAAGGCGCATCGACGCTGGCCCCGCATCGACCAGCCGAGCGCCTACGTCCGCAAGGCGGTGCTGCGGCACTACCTGTCCTGGCGGCGGAGACGGTCGTCCAGCGAGGTCCCGGCGATGGACGCCGTCGGGCGGGAACCCGCGGCGGGCGACCACGCGGACGTGCTGGCCGACCGCCACGCGCTCGGCGCGCTGCTGGCGACGCTGCCCCGGCGGCAGCACGCCGTGCTGTTCCTCCGGTTCTACGAGGACCTGGACGACGCCGCGATCGGTGAGCTGCTCGGCTGCTCACCGGTCACCGTCCGCGGCCACGCGAGTCGCGGGCTGGCCCGGTTACGTGCCTCCGCCCAGGCGAACAACGTCCACACGGGGAGGCCGTCGTGA
- a CDS encoding MFS transporter, whose amino-acid sequence MTTTLTPKSEPLAGRREWAALAVVTLAVVVLAIDATVLSLAVPALTADLAPSATALLWIGDAYSFALAGLLVTMGTLADRIGRKRLLLIGATGFALASLLAAFAPAAGWLIAARVLLGVAGATLMPSTLSIIRTLFADARQRTTAIAIWSAAAGGGAALGPLVGGVLLDHFWWGSVFLINVPVMVLLVGFGAVLLPESRDPRPGPFDLLGAGLSVAAIVALVYAVKHLVAEGADGASLLTAALGVAAGVAFVRRQRRAASPLIDVRLFARPAFAGAVGASLLAVFAFSGLLFFFSQYLQLVRGDSPSMAGARELPATVASIAVVAVAGWLVARWGRGRVIGGGLLLASVGFGGLAFAEGLAQYRWLALALVLVGLGVGLAFTLTTDAVLASVPADRSGSASAVSETAYELGVALGIAVLGSVQTVLYRRALPADAGDAARESLASAAASSEPMDAAREAFVEAMQATSVIAAILLAFAAVVAWRVIPSHRTPVAH is encoded by the coding sequence ATGACAACGACGCTGACACCGAAGTCGGAGCCGTTAGCCGGCCGCCGCGAGTGGGCCGCGCTGGCGGTGGTGACGCTTGCCGTGGTGGTCCTCGCGATCGACGCCACGGTGCTCTCGCTCGCGGTGCCCGCGCTCACCGCCGACCTCGCGCCCTCGGCGACGGCGTTGTTGTGGATCGGCGACGCGTACTCGTTCGCGCTGGCCGGGTTGCTGGTCACGATGGGCACGCTCGCCGACCGGATCGGCCGGAAGCGGCTGCTGCTGATCGGGGCGACCGGCTTCGCGCTCGCGTCGCTGCTCGCCGCGTTCGCGCCCGCTGCGGGGTGGCTGATCGCGGCCCGCGTCCTGCTCGGTGTCGCGGGTGCCACCCTCATGCCCTCGACGCTGTCGATCATCCGCACGCTCTTCGCGGACGCCCGGCAGCGCACCACCGCGATCGCGATCTGGTCGGCGGCGGCGGGCGGCGGTGCGGCGCTCGGACCGCTCGTCGGCGGTGTCCTGCTGGACCACTTCTGGTGGGGCTCGGTCTTCCTGATCAACGTCCCGGTGATGGTGCTGCTGGTCGGGTTCGGTGCGGTGCTGCTCCCCGAGTCGCGCGACCCGCGCCCGGGACCGTTCGACCTGCTCGGCGCCGGACTGTCGGTGGCGGCGATCGTGGCGCTGGTCTACGCGGTCAAGCACCTGGTGGCCGAAGGGGCGGACGGGGCATCGCTGCTGACCGCCGCCCTGGGCGTCGCCGCCGGAGTGGCGTTCGTGCGGCGTCAGCGCCGGGCGGCGTCCCCGCTCATCGACGTGCGGCTGTTCGCGCGTCCGGCGTTCGCGGGCGCGGTCGGGGCGAGTCTGCTGGCCGTGTTCGCGTTCAGCGGCCTGCTGTTCTTCTTCTCCCAGTACTTGCAGCTCGTCCGCGGGGACAGCCCCTCGATGGCGGGCGCCCGGGAGCTGCCGGCCACCGTGGCGTCGATCGCGGTCGTCGCGGTCGCCGGATGGCTGGTCGCCCGGTGGGGCCGCGGGCGGGTGATCGGCGGTGGGCTCCTGCTGGCCAGCGTCGGCTTCGGAGGGCTGGCGTTCGCGGAAGGGCTCGCGCAGTACCGGTGGCTCGCGCTGGCGCTGGTGCTGGTCGGTCTCGGCGTCGGGCTCGCGTTCACGCTCACCACCGACGCGGTGCTGGCGTCGGTGCCGGCCGACCGGTCGGGGTCGGCGTCGGCGGTGTCCGAAACCGCGTACGAGCTGGGCGTGGCGCTCGGGATCGCGGTGCTCGGCAGCGTCCAGACCGTGCTGTACCGGCGCGCGTTGCCGGCCGACGCGGGCGACGCGGCTCGGGAGTCGCTGGCCTCGGCCGCCGCGTCGAGCGAACCGATGGACGCGGCCCGGGAGGCGTTCGTCGAGGCGATGCAGGCGACGTCGGTGATCGCGGCGATCCTGCTGGCGTTCGCGGCCGTAGTGGCCTGGCGGGTCATCCCGTCCCATCGCACTCCGGTAGCCCACTGA
- a CDS encoding TetR/AcrR family transcriptional regulator yields MAAAGPTRDAARTRRTLLDAAARAVLAHGAAVSLEVVAREAGVSKGGLLHHFPSKDALFTGLVDDLLDQFAAAVDAHLDPADDRPGRLARAYVRAIFADLELADSAENTREHATLMAALGHLPQVFARAQEDGRRWKAAFAADGLHPQRSTLVIRAADGTATASLYEGHLEPGELAETREWLLALTRETGPLIP; encoded by the coding sequence ATGGCGGCAGCCGGACCCACCCGCGACGCAGCCCGAACCCGCCGGACGCTGCTGGACGCCGCGGCTCGCGCCGTCCTCGCCCACGGCGCCGCGGTCAGCCTCGAGGTCGTCGCACGGGAGGCCGGCGTCTCCAAGGGCGGGTTGCTGCACCACTTCCCGTCGAAAGACGCGCTCTTCACCGGGCTGGTCGACGATCTGCTCGACCAGTTCGCCGCCGCCGTCGACGCCCACCTGGACCCAGCCGACGACCGGCCAGGGCGCCTGGCTCGCGCGTACGTCCGGGCGATCTTCGCCGACCTGGAGCTCGCCGACAGCGCCGAAAACACCCGCGAGCACGCGACGTTGATGGCCGCGCTGGGCCACTTGCCGCAGGTCTTCGCCCGCGCGCAGGAGGACGGTCGGCGGTGGAAGGCCGCCTTCGCCGCCGACGGCCTGCACCCCCAGCGCAGCACGCTGGTCATCCGGGCCGCGGACGGCACGGCGACGGCGTCGCTCTACGAGGGGCATCTGGAGCCGGGCGAGCTGGCGGAGACCCGCGAGTGGCTACTCGCCTTGACCCGGGAGACGGGGCCGCTCATCCCGTAA
- a CDS encoding GGDEF domain-containing protein: MDVLWATVYLLVQLAGGLAVLVGVRRHRPSAHVAWVLLGAGHLALFCGNVPTYLAPLVGMEKPPYPSPLTLIYVAQYPLTALGLLLLVRRRTPSWDIAGLIDAAIVTVSASLLSWIYLIDPLMSGAELGLAERTAAVAFPLGDLLLLALGARLMLGAGLRPPALRVLAAYLVLFTMADTGLSVATLSGRPALGWAWAEVLVTCASVALGVAGLHPSMRQVEERSPTAGPDAGRRRLLLLTIASLLAPATLLVQYHRDAPLYVPLVCATCGVLYLLVLARMVGLVAAQREVAITDGLTGLHTRRYFEHSLAVEAERALRGAGVAVLLLDIDHFKSVNDTYGHHGGDRVLCEVARRLQATLRDGELIARYGGEEFAVLVPNTVPPIAREVAERVRSALSDTPMPVSPTRSAPVTVSIGVATMPEDADSGDELVRLADRLLYASKEAGRNRVTSTVNLHAAAPGSTPVVVAPPVPAAARQ; this comes from the coding sequence GTGGATGTCCTCTGGGCCACGGTCTACCTGCTGGTGCAGCTGGCCGGGGGCCTCGCCGTCCTGGTCGGCGTGCGTCGCCACCGCCCATCGGCTCACGTGGCGTGGGTTCTGCTCGGCGCGGGCCACCTCGCGCTCTTCTGCGGGAACGTCCCGACCTACCTGGCGCCGCTGGTCGGCATGGAGAAACCGCCGTACCCCAGCCCGCTGACGCTGATCTATGTGGCCCAGTACCCCCTGACCGCGCTCGGCCTCCTGCTGCTGGTCCGGCGGCGCACGCCCTCGTGGGACATCGCCGGCCTGATCGACGCCGCGATCGTGACGGTCTCGGCCTCGCTGCTCTCCTGGATCTACCTGATCGATCCGCTCATGTCCGGGGCGGAACTCGGCCTCGCGGAGCGGACCGCGGCCGTCGCGTTCCCGCTCGGTGACCTGCTGTTGCTCGCGCTCGGAGCCCGGCTGATGCTCGGTGCCGGACTCCGTCCGCCCGCCTTGAGAGTGCTCGCCGCTTACCTCGTGCTCTTCACGATGGCCGACACCGGGCTCAGCGTCGCCACGCTGTCCGGACGGCCTGCGCTCGGCTGGGCCTGGGCGGAGGTGCTGGTGACGTGCGCCAGCGTCGCGCTCGGCGTCGCGGGCCTGCATCCGAGCATGCGCCAGGTCGAGGAACGGTCGCCGACCGCGGGCCCGGACGCGGGCCGCCGACGCCTCCTGCTGCTCACGATCGCGTCGCTGCTCGCCCCGGCGACGCTGCTCGTCCAGTACCACCGCGACGCGCCGCTCTACGTGCCGCTGGTCTGCGCGACCTGCGGGGTGCTCTACCTGTTGGTGCTGGCGCGGATGGTAGGGCTGGTGGCCGCCCAGCGCGAGGTCGCGATCACCGACGGGCTGACCGGCCTGCACACCCGCCGCTACTTCGAGCACAGCCTGGCGGTGGAGGCGGAGCGGGCGCTGCGCGGCGCCGGTGTCGCCGTCCTGCTGCTCGACATCGACCACTTCAAGTCCGTCAACGACACCTACGGACACCACGGCGGCGACCGCGTGCTGTGCGAGGTCGCCCGCCGGCTCCAGGCGACGCTGCGCGACGGCGAACTGATCGCCCGCTACGGCGGCGAGGAGTTCGCGGTGCTGGTCCCGAACACCGTGCCGCCGATCGCCCGGGAGGTCGCCGAGCGCGTCCGATCCGCGCTGAGCGACACCCCGATGCCGGTGAGCCCGACGAGGTCCGCGCCGGTGACCGTCTCGATCGGGGTGGCCACGATGCCGGAGGACGCGGACTCCGGCGACGAGCTCGTGCGGCTCGCCGACCGGCTGCTCTACGCGTCCAAGGAGGCCGGCCGGAACCGGGTGACCTCCACCGTGAACCTGCACGCGGCGGCGCCCGGCTCGACGCCGGTGGTCGTCGCGCCTCCGGTTCCGGCGGCGGCCCGGCAGTGA
- a CDS encoding PadR family transcriptional regulator, whose protein sequence is MREELLGLLAKEPTHGYELKQAVETEFGELWPAVNIGQIYSTLGRLEAAGLVRSTAVSQDSRPAKKVFELTAAGREELQQWVDDVVPVARVRDRFFVKLVLAARFRLADPITLIDRQRRAYLRRLRQLNELAEQARGLAARLAVEGAVLHLQADLTWLERCEEALSPGPTGGKR, encoded by the coding sequence GTGCGCGAAGAACTGCTGGGCTTGCTGGCGAAGGAGCCCACCCACGGTTACGAGCTGAAACAGGCCGTGGAGACGGAGTTCGGTGAGCTGTGGCCCGCCGTGAACATCGGCCAGATCTACTCGACGCTGGGCCGGCTGGAGGCCGCGGGATTAGTGCGCTCGACGGCGGTCAGCCAGGACAGCCGCCCGGCGAAGAAGGTGTTCGAGCTGACCGCCGCGGGCCGCGAGGAGCTGCAGCAGTGGGTCGACGACGTGGTCCCCGTCGCGCGTGTCCGCGACCGATTCTTCGTCAAGCTCGTGCTGGCCGCACGGTTCCGCCTCGCCGATCCGATCACGCTGATCGACCGCCAGCGCCGGGCGTACCTGCGCCGGTTGCGCCAGCTCAACGAACTGGCCGAGCAAGCCCGTGGGCTGGCGGCGCGGTTGGCGGTCGAGGGTGCGGTGCTGCACCTGCAGGCCGACCTGACGTGGTTGGAGCGATGCGAAGAAGCGCTGTCACCCGGACCGACCGGAGGAAAACGATGA
- a CDS encoding MFS transporter small subunit, whose translation MNKQTQTIRLVISWALVTVLLGYGVIQTLITAAKLFQ comes from the coding sequence ATGAACAAGCAAACGCAGACGATCCGCCTGGTGATCTCCTGGGCGCTGGTGACCGTGCTGCTGGGCTACGGAGTCATTCAGACCCTCATCACCGCCGCGAAACTGTTCCAGTAG
- the pgi gene encoding glucose-6-phosphate isomerase: protein MSPKTVEIDATPEWAAVREHADRLRDTHLRDLFAAEADRADRLTVEAAGLVADYSKHRVDAAALESLFALARAADVEGHRDAMLRGEKINTTEDRAVLHTALRAPRDAEITVDGQNVVPQVHEVLDRMAGFSDRVRRGEWVGSTGRRIRTVVNIGIGGSDLGPRMAYEALKPYSHPEIACRFVSNVDGDDLAANLVGLDAEQTLFIVASKTFTTLETMTNARAARDWLVGQLGDEADVAKHFVAVSTNLSEVEKFGIDPANTFGFWDWVGGRYSFDSAIGLSLMVAIGPDGFRELLAGMRAVDEHFASAPLEQNLPAILAVLGIWYREFFDAQSHAVLPYAHYLSRFTDYLQQLDMESNGKRVRRDGSPVGYETGPVVWGTPGTNGQHAYYQLIHQGTTLIPVDFIAFLHPAHEVGNQHDLLTANVLAQAEALAFGKTAEQVAAEGIGAELVPHRTFPGNHPSTTLVVEKLTPRTLGALVALYEHKVFVQGAIWQINSFDQWGVELGKALAQRIVPELESDTEPELSHDASTNALIRRYRAARRG, encoded by the coding sequence ATGTCCCCGAAGACGGTCGAGATCGATGCGACGCCCGAGTGGGCCGCGGTCCGGGAGCACGCCGACCGGCTCCGCGACACCCACCTGCGGGACCTGTTCGCCGCCGAGGCCGACCGCGCGGACCGGCTGACCGTCGAGGCCGCGGGGCTGGTCGCCGATTATTCCAAGCACCGCGTCGACGCTGCGGCGCTCGAGTCGCTCTTCGCGCTCGCCCGGGCCGCGGACGTCGAAGGGCACCGGGACGCGATGCTGCGCGGCGAGAAGATCAACACCACTGAGGACCGCGCAGTACTGCACACCGCACTCCGGGCTCCGCGCGACGCCGAGATCACCGTGGACGGACAGAACGTCGTCCCGCAGGTGCACGAGGTCCTCGACCGGATGGCGGGCTTCTCCGACCGGGTCCGCAGAGGCGAGTGGGTCGGCTCCACCGGGCGGCGGATCCGGACGGTCGTCAACATCGGCATCGGCGGCTCCGACCTCGGCCCGCGGATGGCGTACGAGGCGCTCAAGCCGTACTCCCACCCGGAGATCGCCTGCCGGTTCGTCTCCAACGTCGACGGCGACGACCTCGCCGCCAACCTCGTCGGCCTGGACGCCGAGCAGACGCTGTTCATCGTCGCCTCGAAGACGTTCACGACGCTGGAGACGATGACCAACGCCCGCGCGGCCCGCGACTGGCTGGTCGGGCAGCTCGGCGACGAGGCGGACGTCGCCAAGCACTTCGTCGCGGTCTCGACGAACCTCTCCGAGGTCGAGAAGTTCGGCATCGACCCGGCGAACACGTTCGGGTTCTGGGACTGGGTCGGCGGCCGGTACTCGTTCGACTCCGCGATCGGGCTCTCGCTGATGGTCGCGATCGGGCCGGATGGATTCCGCGAGCTGCTGGCCGGCATGCGGGCGGTCGACGAGCACTTCGCGTCGGCCCCGCTGGAGCAGAACCTGCCGGCAATCCTGGCGGTGCTCGGCATCTGGTACCGCGAGTTCTTCGACGCGCAGAGCCACGCGGTGCTGCCGTACGCGCACTACCTGTCCCGCTTCACCGACTACCTGCAGCAGCTGGACATGGAGTCCAACGGCAAGCGGGTTCGCCGGGACGGCAGCCCGGTCGGGTACGAGACCGGGCCGGTGGTCTGGGGGACGCCGGGCACGAACGGTCAGCACGCCTACTACCAGCTGATCCACCAGGGCACGACGCTGATCCCGGTGGACTTCATCGCGTTCCTGCACCCCGCGCACGAGGTCGGCAACCAGCACGACCTGCTGACCGCGAACGTGCTCGCGCAGGCCGAGGCGCTGGCGTTCGGCAAGACCGCCGAGCAGGTGGCCGCCGAGGGCATCGGAGCCGAGCTCGTCCCGCACCGGACGTTCCCCGGCAACCACCCGTCGACGACGCTGGTGGTCGAGAAGCTCACGCCGCGGACGCTCGGCGCGCTGGTGGCGCTCTACGAGCACAAGGTGTTCGTGCAGGGCGCGATCTGGCAGATCAACTCGTTCGACCAGTGGGGCGTCGAGCTGGGTAAGGCGCTGGCGCAGCGGATCGTGCCGGAGCTGGAGTCCGACACCGAGCCGGAGCTGAGCCACGACGCGTCCACGAACGCGCTCATCCGCCGCTACCGCGCGGCCCGCCGCGGCTGA
- a CDS encoding bifunctional diguanylate cyclase/phosphodiesterase has protein sequence MATDPSRAGADRRTPFRSRQGVRSSVIATGPAMARTAAACYVTGGVLGFLVALVSPVDEIRHDTTLRVIAVVSLGAVIAGVGVGLFGSRLPRSAFFGLVLLSIGLIGFEVWLQRGHPEAIAIASLLVAVSMYAFFFFDWAAGLVAEALIVGLIVVAKLGWDTLPWGVVVVLIGLNLLIALITGSLVRAAAEADVDGLTGLPNRRGFDHLLQEALTDAERTGGPLSVAVVDLDGFTRVNERQGRPEGDRWLRTFARDWVVQAGPGAVMARHGSDDFALLCPGTTCSELTAQLEAFRETQPEFSAGVAAWQVGDTPSLLGSRAEIALYEAKCSGGGRTFSSGDASGESWLMLSSALANGEFTVAYQPIVQSVTGAVTGAEALLRWNRPGSGPVSPVEFIPLAESTGFISTLDHWVLETACREAATWPRNVPAKVTVNVSGRELHQPDYYQQVVDVLIRTGLPPQRLVLEVTESTMEADSPVALDALRRLRADGVRIAIDDFGTGYSSLSRLHHLPADILKIDRSFTASIGPHDAGAPLIAAITGLAHALGLTTVAEGVEHRYQADVLARHGCDENQGWLHGRPDAPALIHAALAAQARRSAVTFEQHTGVR, from the coding sequence ATGGCGACCGATCCGTCCCGAGCCGGAGCTGACCGCCGGACCCCCTTCCGATCGCGGCAGGGCGTCCGCTCCTCGGTGATCGCGACCGGCCCGGCGATGGCCCGCACCGCCGCGGCCTGTTACGTCACCGGCGGTGTGCTCGGCTTCCTCGTCGCGCTGGTCTCGCCGGTCGACGAGATCCGGCACGACACCACGCTCCGGGTGATCGCGGTCGTGTCGCTGGGCGCGGTGATCGCCGGGGTCGGCGTCGGACTGTTCGGCAGCCGGCTCCCGCGCTCCGCGTTCTTCGGGCTCGTCCTGCTCTCGATCGGGCTGATCGGGTTCGAGGTCTGGCTCCAGCGCGGCCACCCCGAGGCGATCGCCATCGCCTCGTTGCTGGTCGCGGTCTCGATGTACGCGTTCTTCTTCTTCGACTGGGCCGCCGGCCTCGTCGCCGAGGCTCTCATCGTGGGCCTGATCGTTGTGGCCAAGCTCGGCTGGGACACGCTGCCCTGGGGCGTCGTCGTCGTGCTGATCGGGCTGAACCTCCTGATCGCCCTCATCACCGGCTCGCTGGTGCGGGCGGCCGCCGAGGCGGACGTCGACGGGCTCACCGGCCTCCCCAACCGGCGCGGGTTCGACCACCTGCTGCAGGAAGCGCTGACCGACGCGGAACGCACCGGCGGCCCGCTCAGTGTCGCGGTCGTCGACCTCGACGGGTTCACCCGGGTCAACGAGCGGCAGGGACGGCCGGAGGGTGACCGCTGGCTGCGGACGTTCGCGCGCGACTGGGTGGTGCAGGCCGGTCCGGGCGCGGTGATGGCCCGGCACGGCTCGGACGACTTCGCGCTCCTCTGCCCCGGCACGACCTGCAGCGAACTCACCGCCCAGTTGGAGGCGTTCCGGGAGACGCAGCCGGAGTTCTCCGCAGGCGTCGCGGCGTGGCAGGTCGGCGACACCCCGTCGCTGCTGGGCAGCCGCGCCGAGATCGCGCTGTACGAAGCCAAGTGCAGCGGCGGAGGCCGCACGTTCAGCAGCGGGGACGCCAGCGGCGAGAGCTGGCTGATGCTGAGCTCTGCGCTGGCCAACGGTGAGTTCACGGTCGCTTACCAGCCGATCGTCCAGAGCGTCACCGGCGCGGTCACCGGCGCGGAGGCGCTGTTGCGCTGGAATCGGCCCGGCAGCGGGCCGGTCTCACCGGTGGAGTTCATTCCGCTCGCGGAGAGCACCGGGTTCATCAGCACACTGGACCACTGGGTACTGGAGACCGCGTGCCGGGAGGCGGCGACCTGGCCACGCAACGTTCCGGCGAAGGTCACGGTGAACGTCTCCGGCCGCGAGCTGCACCAGCCGGACTACTACCAGCAGGTCGTCGACGTGCTGATCCGGACCGGCCTGCCGCCCCAGCGCCTGGTGCTGGAGGTCACCGAGAGCACGATGGAGGCCGACTCGCCGGTCGCACTGGACGCCCTGCGGCGGCTCCGCGCGGACGGTGTCCGGATCGCGATCGACGACTTCGGCACCGGCTACTCGTCGCTGAGCCGGCTCCACCACCTCCCGGCGGACATCCTGAAGATCGACCGGTCGTTCACCGCCTCGATCGGGCCGCACGACGCAGGCGCACCGCTGATCGCGGCGATCACTGGGCTGGCGCACGCCCTCGGACTGACCACCGTCGCCGAGGGCGTCGAGCACCGCTACCAGGCCGACGTCCTGGCGCGCCACGGCTGCGACGAGAATCAGGGCTGGCTGCACGGACGACCGGACGCGCCCGCGCTGATCCACGCCGCGCTGGCCGCACAGGCCCGCCGCTCCGCGGTGACGTTCGAGCAGCACACCGGAGTTCGGTGA